Proteins from a genomic interval of Benincasa hispida cultivar B227 chromosome 7, ASM972705v1, whole genome shotgun sequence:
- the LOC120081001 gene encoding uncharacterized protein LOC120081001, whose translation MASRNLLNRTIEVLIRKYGVHHHMATPYDLQMDGQAEISNCEVKSTLEKIVGPGRKDWSFRLDDALWAYRTAYKALTGTTPFRLVYGKAYHIPVEIEHKAYWTVKKCDMELDKVDESKLLQLQELKELRLKAYESAMIYKKKTKLVHDYSLIRKDFQVS comes from the coding sequence ATGGCCTCCAGAAACTTGTTGAACAGGACTATTGAGGTGCTTATAAGGAAGTATGGAGTTCACCATCATATGGCAACACCTTACGATCTTCAAATGGATGGCCAAGCTGAAATCTCAAATTGTGAAGTTAAGAGCACTTTGGAAAAGATAGTGGGACCAGGACGCAAGGATTGGAGCTTTAGACTAGATGATGCtttgtgggcatataggacaGCTTACAAGGCACTTACTGGGACCACTCCCTTCAGGCTTGTCTATGGAAAGGCATATCACATCCCTGTTGAGATCGAGCATAAGGCCTATTGGACAGTAAAAAAATGCGATATGGAGTTAGACAAGGTCGACGAGTCTAAGTTGTTACAGTTGCAggaattgaaggaattaagattAAAGGCATATGAGAGTGCCAtgatttataaaaagaaaacaaaactcGTCCATGATTATTCTCTGATCAGGAAGGATTTCCAAGTTAGTTAG